One genomic region from Ornithinimicrobium flavum encodes:
- the nth gene encoding endonuclease III: MARLLEQRYPDAGCELDFQDAYQLLVATVLSAQTTDLRVNGVTPALFARYPDAAALATADRTEVETIVQPTGFFRAKADSLLRLAQALVERFDGQVPGRLQDLVTLPGVGRKTANVVLGDAFGVPGITVDTHFGRLVRRFGWTAEEDPVKVEHAVGALFPRKDWTRLSHVLIFHGRRTCHARRPACGACPVARLCPSYGTGETDPVEAQALVRSAPRR, encoded by the coding sequence ATGGCGCGGCTGCTGGAGCAGCGCTACCCCGACGCCGGGTGCGAGCTCGACTTCCAGGACGCCTACCAGCTGCTCGTCGCGACCGTCCTGTCGGCCCAGACGACGGACCTGCGCGTCAACGGGGTCACCCCGGCCCTGTTCGCGCGCTACCCGGACGCCGCCGCCCTGGCCACGGCCGACCGCACCGAGGTCGAGACCATCGTGCAGCCCACGGGCTTCTTCCGCGCCAAGGCCGACTCCCTGCTGCGTCTGGCGCAGGCGCTCGTCGAGCGCTTCGACGGGCAGGTCCCGGGCCGGCTGCAGGACCTCGTGACCCTCCCCGGGGTCGGCCGCAAGACCGCCAACGTGGTCCTCGGGGACGCCTTCGGCGTCCCGGGCATCACGGTCGACACGCACTTCGGCCGGTTGGTCCGGCGGTTCGGCTGGACCGCGGAGGAGGACCCGGTCAAGGTCGAGCACGCCGTGGGGGCCCTCTTCCCGCGCAAGGACTGGACCCGGCTGTCCCACGTCCTCATCTTCCACGGCCGCCGCACCTGCCACGCCCGTCGTCCGGCCTGCGGGGCCTGCCCGGTGGCGCGCCTGTGCCCGTCCTACGGGACGGGCGAGACCGACCCGGTCGAGGCCCAGGCCCTCGTCCGCTCGGCGCCGCGCCGGTGA
- a CDS encoding NUDIX hydrolase, translated as MTAYLPPAWLTDLAAALPGVDGERFSRFLPPPEGGRRHSAVLILFAPGVHEPQDPGATTVVITERAHTMRSHAGQPAFPGGGTEPQDVDAPATALREAWEEIDLHPPTVDVLGTLPTLHIPVSGYDVTPVLGWWREPDPATLWAKDEREVARVLQPPVSSLTDPAGRFQVRHPSGFVGPAWDVEGLLVWGFTGGLLDRLLDLAGIAPSWSPVRTLDLEL; from the coding sequence GTGACGGCATACCTCCCCCCGGCCTGGCTCACCGACCTGGCCGCGGCGCTGCCCGGTGTCGACGGGGAGCGGTTCAGCCGCTTCCTCCCGCCGCCCGAGGGCGGCCGCCGGCATTCGGCGGTGCTCATCCTCTTCGCCCCCGGGGTGCACGAGCCGCAGGACCCGGGTGCCACGACGGTCGTGATCACCGAGCGCGCCCACACGATGCGCTCGCACGCCGGGCAGCCGGCCTTCCCTGGAGGGGGCACCGAGCCGCAGGACGTCGACGCGCCCGCGACCGCGCTCCGCGAGGCGTGGGAGGAGATCGACCTGCACCCTCCCACCGTCGACGTGCTGGGCACCCTGCCGACGCTCCACATCCCGGTCAGCGGCTACGACGTCACGCCGGTGCTGGGGTGGTGGCGGGAGCCCGACCCGGCCACCCTGTGGGCCAAGGACGAGCGCGAGGTCGCCCGGGTGCTCCAACCGCCGGTGTCCTCCCTGACCGACCCGGCGGGCCGCTTCCAGGTGCGGCACCCGAGCGGCTTCGTGGGGCCGGCCTGGGACGTCGAGGGGCTCCTGGTCTGGGGTTTCACCGGTGGTCTGCTCGACCGGCTCCTCGACCTGGCGGGCATCGCCCCGTCGTGGTCCCCGGTGCGCACCCTCGACCTGGAGCTCTGA
- a CDS encoding phage holin family protein yields MSSPVNDAPPPLTGVTGERTLGQLVSDVSTDLSQIMRGELELAKAEIKQDVTHAGKGAGMFAGAALFGLYGLGLLFLGLAGVIAIWLPWWAGLLIMAALLFVVAGVLALVGKGQVTQVKGKPEKAIDQGKQTVEKLKASAQPPHKAGMLAPGTEHLSGSGATPAAKALDNALDVERREATRS; encoded by the coding sequence ATGTCATCTCCTGTGAACGACGCCCCGCCGCCCCTGACCGGCGTCACCGGCGAGCGCACGCTGGGACAGTTGGTCTCCGACGTCTCCACCGACCTGTCGCAGATCATGCGCGGCGAGCTCGAGCTCGCCAAGGCCGAGATCAAGCAGGACGTCACGCACGCCGGCAAGGGGGCCGGCATGTTCGCCGGTGCCGCCCTGTTCGGTCTCTACGGCCTCGGCCTGCTCTTCCTCGGCCTGGCGGGCGTCATCGCGATCTGGCTGCCCTGGTGGGCAGGCCTGCTCATCATGGCGGCCCTGCTCTTCGTCGTGGCCGGTGTCCTCGCGCTCGTCGGCAAGGGTCAGGTCACCCAGGTCAAGGGCAAGCCGGAGAAGGCCATCGACCAGGGCAAGCAGACCGTGGAGAAGCTCAAGGCCTCGGCCCAGCCCCCCCACAAGGCCGGCATGCTCGCCCCCGGCACCGAGCACCTCAGCGGTTCCGGCGCCACCCCGGCCGCCAAGGCCCTGGACAACGCCCTCGACGTGGAGCGCCGCGAGGCCACCCGTAGCTGA
- a CDS encoding Fic family protein produces the protein MTSPPLDALRALADLPGVQEAVDEARDACTRLRWHQALRRRTPEAAAESRVRGATASALLEGAEPAGSEASLPLVRDLMRGAVPWQARGQDPVWQVLSGVVRATAATEHVGATHLRAPAQLLAALHTAATAGLLPEDQVGRPRSSDGCPEAVEVLGAAPAVEESLQRLRLVHELVAAVPGGRVPVLVLSAVVHAEIAVGRPFVAGNAVVARALDRVLVRVGGLDPTGVAVPEAGHADRAGTDYRGALAAYAEGGPEGVRLWLIHCAHAVGRAAEEGARVADAVLAGKLPQR, from the coding sequence ATGACCTCGCCCCCCCTGGACGCCCTGCGTGCGCTCGCCGACCTCCCCGGCGTGCAGGAGGCCGTGGACGAGGCCAGGGACGCGTGCACCCGCCTACGTTGGCACCAGGCGCTGCGGCGTCGCACGCCCGAGGCGGCCGCGGAGTCCCGCGTCCGCGGGGCGACGGCCTCGGCGCTGCTCGAGGGGGCAGAGCCCGCCGGTTCCGAGGCGAGCCTGCCGCTCGTCCGCGACCTGATGCGCGGCGCCGTGCCGTGGCAGGCGAGGGGCCAGGACCCGGTGTGGCAGGTGCTCTCCGGCGTCGTCCGGGCCACAGCGGCCACCGAGCACGTGGGCGCCACGCACCTGCGCGCGCCGGCACAGCTGCTCGCCGCGCTGCACACGGCCGCGACCGCGGGCCTGCTGCCCGAGGACCAGGTCGGGCGTCCTCGCTCGTCCGACGGGTGCCCGGAGGCCGTCGAGGTCCTCGGGGCCGCACCGGCGGTCGAGGAGTCGCTGCAACGGCTGAGGCTGGTGCACGAGCTGGTCGCCGCGGTCCCGGGAGGCCGCGTCCCGGTGCTCGTGCTGTCGGCCGTGGTGCACGCGGAGATCGCCGTGGGGCGGCCCTTCGTCGCGGGCAACGCCGTGGTCGCACGTGCCCTGGACCGGGTGCTCGTCAGGGTGGGGGGTCTCGACCCCACGGGGGTGGCGGTGCCGGAGGCCGGACATGCGGACCGTGCGGGCACCGACTACCGTGGCGCTCTGGCCGCCTACGCCGAGGGAGGGCCCGAGGGGGTCCGGCTGTGGCTGATCCACTGCGCGCACGCCGTGGGTCGGGCGGCCGAGGAGGGTGCCCGGGTCGCGGACGCGGTGCTCGCGGGAAAGCTGCCGCAGCGGTGA
- a CDS encoding TadA family conjugal transfer-associated ATPase, with amino-acid sequence MDRSASLGELLAALGPLGPLVDDERVTDVLVNGATGVWVDRGGGVEPSTVLLQDERGVRRLAVRLAAMAGQRLDESSPWVDGLLPGGVRLHALLPPLVAGGAHLSLRIPRRAVPGLADLRAWGAVDDLAEAVLRGVVRSGASFVVSGGTGTGKTTMLAVLLGLVPREERVVVVEDVRELRVDHPHVVHLQGRSANVEGRGEIPLTTLVRQSLRMRPDRVVVGEVRGAEVRELLTALNTGHEGGCGTLHANTAGDVVTRFEALGALADLSPAAVHAQLASAIHVVLHVDRGVAGRRLREVGTLRQDATGRVRCETALSGGPGAWVRGPAWGDLAARVGATWPGGGGS; translated from the coding sequence ATGGACAGGTCCGCGAGCCTCGGCGAGCTGCTGGCCGCCCTCGGCCCCCTCGGCCCGCTGGTCGACGACGAGCGGGTCACCGACGTCCTCGTCAACGGCGCCACGGGAGTGTGGGTCGACCGGGGCGGGGGTGTGGAGCCCAGCACCGTCCTGCTCCAGGACGAGCGCGGCGTGCGCCGGCTCGCGGTGCGCCTCGCCGCGATGGCCGGTCAGCGGCTCGACGAGTCCTCGCCCTGGGTGGACGGACTGCTCCCGGGCGGCGTGCGTCTGCACGCGCTGCTCCCGCCCCTGGTGGCGGGAGGTGCCCACCTGAGCCTGCGGATACCACGCCGCGCCGTCCCGGGGCTGGCGGACCTGCGGGCCTGGGGGGCGGTGGACGACCTCGCCGAGGCCGTGCTGCGTGGCGTGGTGAGATCGGGTGCCTCCTTCGTCGTGTCAGGAGGGACGGGCACGGGCAAGACGACGATGCTCGCGGTGCTACTGGGTCTGGTCCCGCGGGAGGAGCGGGTCGTCGTGGTCGAGGACGTGCGCGAGCTGCGCGTCGATCATCCGCACGTCGTGCACCTGCAGGGCCGGAGCGCCAACGTCGAGGGGCGGGGGGAGATCCCGCTGACCACCCTCGTCCGGCAGTCCCTCCGCATGCGGCCCGACCGGGTGGTGGTCGGCGAGGTCCGGGGAGCCGAGGTCCGCGAGCTGCTCACGGCCCTCAACACCGGGCACGAGGGTGGGTGCGGGACCCTGCACGCCAACACCGCGGGGGACGTCGTCACGCGGTTCGAGGCGCTGGGCGCCCTGGCCGACCTCTCGCCGGCCGCCGTCCACGCCCAGCTGGCCAGCGCGATCCACGTGGTCCTGCACGTGGACCGCGGGGTGGCCGGGCGGCGCCTCCGGGAGGTCGGGACGCTCCGCCAGGACGCCACGGGCCGCGTACGGTGCGAGACCGCCCTGTCCGGGGGGCCCGGTGCCTGGGTCCGCGGACCGGCCTGGGGTGATCTCGCCGCACGGGTGGGTGCTACCTGGCCCGGGGGCGGCGGGTCGTGA
- a CDS encoding type II secretion system F family protein has translation MTGAGPGPAGALLVGLVVGLAVLVWPVRSGAPGSGRGRGHPRRGVTARWVRAVSTALARWRGAGADRRARMAELQVLDGLAAALEAGLPVSRAVQLAVGGSDPGGAWEQLAGAAAEGRQLGAAWTRLARQTGSPTLASVSRAWRVAELTGAPLAAALRVSAHAGRERARLTRALQVAVAGPRATVAVLTALPLAGVGLAAVLGVGPAALYGHPVAHASVGTGAVLLLAGQVWVRRLVATVLGGSA, from the coding sequence GTGACGGGCGCCGGACCGGGTCCGGCCGGCGCCCTGCTGGTCGGGCTCGTGGTGGGGCTGGCCGTCCTGGTGTGGCCGGTGAGGTCCGGTGCGCCGGGGTCGGGTCGGGGTCGGGGTCACCCGCGCCGGGGGGTCACGGCCCGGTGGGTCCGCGCGGTGTCCACGGCCCTCGCCCGCTGGCGGGGAGCCGGCGCTGACCGCCGGGCCCGGATGGCCGAGCTGCAGGTGCTCGACGGGCTGGCCGCTGCCCTCGAGGCCGGGCTCCCGGTCTCCCGGGCCGTCCAGCTCGCCGTGGGTGGGAGCGACCCCGGCGGCGCCTGGGAGCAGCTCGCCGGCGCCGCCGCCGAGGGGCGTCAGCTGGGAGCGGCCTGGACGCGGTTGGCGCGGCAGACCGGAAGCCCCACGCTCGCGTCGGTGTCACGGGCGTGGCGGGTCGCCGAGCTGACCGGGGCGCCGCTGGCCGCCGCCCTGCGTGTCAGCGCGCACGCAGGCCGGGAGCGCGCCCGACTCACGCGGGCTCTCCAGGTCGCCGTCGCCGGGCCCCGGGCCACCGTCGCCGTCCTGACCGCCCTCCCGCTGGCCGGGGTGGGGCTGGCGGCGGTGCTGGGTGTCGGCCCCGCTGCCCTCTACGGTCATCCCGTGGCCCACGCCTCGGTGGGGACCGGTGCCGTCCTGCTCCTGGCGGGCCAGGTCTGGGTGCGGCGCCTGGTGGCCACGGTCCTGGGGGGTTCCGCATGA
- a CDS encoding type II secretion system F family protein — translation MAVLAGALAAAAVLLWWRPPDPAWTPARAGPPPSRQHRGRDRASRAGEGGAVVAEAMELLALALHGGVSLGEATTQVATVLPSSRSEQLGRVGRALVAGADVDEAWAEAGPDWVSARTALELAAIAGVAPAQTLRQAALDLRGDLVSDVELATARLGVRLVLPLGLTFLPAFVLISVLPLVLALTRELAW, via the coding sequence ATGGCGGTCCTGGCGGGTGCGCTGGCCGCCGCCGCGGTGCTGCTGTGGTGGCGTCCGCCGGACCCGGCCTGGACGCCGGCGCGGGCCGGGCCGCCGCCCTCGCGGCAGCATCGCGGCCGGGACAGGGCGTCGCGGGCGGGTGAGGGAGGAGCCGTCGTGGCCGAGGCGATGGAGCTGCTGGCCCTGGCCCTGCACGGTGGGGTGTCCCTGGGGGAGGCGACGACCCAGGTGGCCACCGTCCTCCCGTCGAGCCGCAGCGAGCAGCTGGGCAGGGTGGGCCGGGCGTTGGTGGCCGGGGCGGACGTCGACGAGGCCTGGGCCGAGGCCGGCCCGGACTGGGTCTCGGCCCGGACCGCTCTGGAGCTGGCGGCGATCGCCGGCGTGGCCCCGGCGCAGACGCTGAGGCAGGCGGCCCTCGACCTTCGGGGCGACCTGGTCTCGGACGTCGAGCTCGCCACGGCCCGGTTGGGCGTGCGCCTGGTCCTGCCCCTGGGTCTGACCTTCCTGCCGGCCTTCGTGCTGATCAGCGTGCTTCCCCTGGTCCTGGCGCTCACCCGCGAGCTGGCCTGGTGA
- a CDS encoding DUF4244 domain-containing protein: MKKSTIRLRALVRELRHRGEAGMTTAEYAVGTIAACAFAAVLLAILKSGAVKGVVTSVITTALSVSL, from the coding sequence ATGAAGAAGTCCACGATCAGGCTGCGCGCCCTGGTGCGCGAGCTGCGTCACCGAGGAGAGGCGGGGATGACGACGGCGGAGTATGCCGTGGGGACCATCGCCGCCTGCGCGTTCGCCGCGGTGCTGCTGGCGATCCTGAAGTCGGGTGCGGTCAAGGGCGTCGTGACGTCGGTGATCACCACCGCGCTGTCGGTGTCGCTGTGA
- a CDS encoding TadE family type IV pilus minor pilin produces the protein MVSAELALAVPSVLLVLAICLTALALGVDQVRVVDAARVGARAASRGEDPAVVEGLVRARAPHGAMVSVDVDHDRVVVTVSAPARVRWLPAVPGAQGSAQALWEPGAGP, from the coding sequence ATGGTGAGCGCCGAGCTGGCCCTCGCCGTCCCGTCGGTCCTTCTGGTGCTCGCGATCTGTCTCACCGCTCTGGCTCTGGGCGTCGACCAGGTCCGGGTCGTGGATGCGGCGCGCGTCGGGGCGCGCGCCGCATCCCGCGGGGAGGACCCCGCCGTGGTGGAGGGGCTCGTCCGTGCCCGCGCGCCCCACGGGGCGATGGTCAGCGTCGACGTCGACCACGACCGAGTGGTGGTGACGGTCTCCGCCCCCGCCCGGGTGCGTTGGCTCCCGGCTGTGCCAGGGGCGCAGGGGTCCGCTCAGGCCCTCTGGGAGCCCGGGGCGGGACCGTGA
- a CDS encoding Rv3654c family TadE-like protein, whose product MSTLLVLALLLVAVLAAGQRARAAADLSALAAAGSLVRGEGEREACAAAGTVARHNGGSLRTCRTELVGTDPWPRVRVTVTSEVPGTPWEATAEAVGGAAALTG is encoded by the coding sequence GTGAGCACCCTCCTGGTGCTCGCCCTCCTGCTCGTGGCCGTGCTGGCCGCGGGCCAACGTGCGCGGGCTGCCGCGGACCTCTCGGCCCTCGCCGCGGCCGGGAGCCTCGTCCGGGGTGAGGGCGAGCGCGAGGCCTGCGCCGCGGCCGGCACGGTCGCACGGCACAACGGTGGTTCCCTACGGACCTGTCGCACGGAGCTCGTCGGCACCGATCCCTGGCCCCGGGTGCGGGTCACCGTGACGAGCGAGGTGCCAGGGACCCCCTGGGAGGCGACGGCCGAGGCCGTGGGCGGCGCAGCGGCCCTGACCGGATGA
- a CDS encoding DEAD/DEAH box helicase: MSAPAPAPVPPPPPGAVAAGPDAPAFDPVRTLAHLGRGARAARLVHTRTVPAREGRTVPWPGWVAPEVTAALHGEGISELWEHQGAVAELARRGEHVVVATGTASGKSLGYLLPVLTALSEGVGAPTGRGATALYLAPTKALGADQAARLHHLALPGIRVATLDGDTPTEERRWIREHAHYVLTNPDLLHHTLLPGHERWRPFLRALRYVVVDECHVYRGVFGAHVSAVLRRLLRLASRYGAHPTVVLASATVAEPAALGRALLGQDVRAVTDDASPRRETVVALWEPPEQDDGTRRSTLSEAASVLTDLVRTGVQTVAFARSRPGVEVVAARAREALEADGGPGDATAGQVAAYRGGYLPEERRALESALRDRSVLGLAATSALELGIDIAGLDAVVMAGWPGTRASFWQQAGRAGRSGAPSLAVLVAADDPLDAYLLSHPELIFDAPVEGCVLDPENPYVLGPHLAAAAAELPLTRADSRWFGPTVETLAEQLVVGGLLRRRPTGWYWSRPDRPSDHLRLRDAGQTVQIVDAASGRVLGTVDEARALTTVHEGAVYVHQGQPHVVTELDLEGAVALVVAGDPGWSTRAFSESTFAIRSVEQEQLWGAAHLCTGRVEVTTRVTAFQRVLPDGTVVGHHPLELPERSLLTQGVWWTLPSEELALAGIAEDEVPGALHAAEHAAIGMLPLMAMCDRWDLGGVSTALHPDTGLPTVMVYDGHPGGAGFSRRAFGVAATWLASTRDLVQACQCRSGCPACVQSPKCGSGNDPLSRTGAVALLDHLLSERPVAVPTA, from the coding sequence ATGTCCGCACCAGCTCCTGCCCCTGTGCCGCCCCCGCCCCCCGGGGCGGTCGCCGCAGGCCCCGACGCGCCTGCCTTCGACCCGGTGCGCACCCTCGCCCACCTCGGCCGCGGGGCGCGTGCCGCGCGGCTGGTGCACACCCGCACGGTGCCCGCCCGTGAGGGGCGCACCGTGCCCTGGCCGGGGTGGGTCGCCCCGGAGGTGACCGCGGCCCTGCACGGGGAGGGGATCAGCGAGCTGTGGGAGCACCAGGGCGCCGTGGCCGAGCTGGCGCGCCGGGGGGAGCACGTCGTCGTGGCCACCGGCACCGCGTCGGGCAAGTCCCTGGGCTACCTGCTGCCGGTCCTCACGGCGTTGTCCGAGGGCGTCGGGGCGCCGACCGGCCGCGGCGCCACCGCCCTCTACCTCGCCCCGACCAAGGCGCTGGGTGCCGACCAGGCGGCGCGGCTGCACCACCTGGCCCTCCCCGGCATCCGGGTGGCCACCCTGGACGGGGACACCCCCACCGAGGAGCGGCGCTGGATCCGCGAGCACGCCCACTACGTGCTCACCAACCCCGACCTGCTCCACCACACGCTGCTGCCCGGTCACGAGCGGTGGCGGCCCTTCCTCCGTGCCCTGCGCTACGTCGTCGTCGACGAGTGCCACGTCTACCGCGGCGTCTTCGGTGCCCACGTCTCCGCCGTGCTGCGACGCCTCCTGCGACTGGCGTCCCGGTATGGCGCGCACCCCACCGTGGTCCTCGCCTCCGCGACGGTCGCCGAGCCCGCCGCCCTCGGTCGGGCGCTCCTGGGGCAGGACGTCAGGGCGGTCACCGACGACGCCTCGCCGCGCCGGGAGACGGTGGTGGCGCTCTGGGAGCCGCCGGAGCAGGACGACGGCACCCGCCGCAGCACCCTGTCGGAGGCGGCGTCGGTCCTCACCGATCTGGTCCGGACGGGTGTGCAGACCGTGGCCTTCGCCCGCTCCCGTCCCGGGGTCGAGGTCGTCGCGGCCCGGGCGCGTGAGGCCCTGGAGGCCGACGGCGGGCCGGGCGACGCGACCGCGGGCCAGGTGGCCGCCTACCGCGGCGGCTACCTGCCGGAGGAGCGGCGTGCCCTGGAGTCGGCCCTGCGGGACCGGTCCGTCCTGGGGCTCGCCGCGACGAGCGCGCTCGAGCTGGGCATCGACATCGCCGGCCTGGACGCCGTCGTGATGGCGGGATGGCCGGGCACCCGGGCCTCGTTCTGGCAGCAGGCCGGCCGTGCCGGGCGCAGCGGCGCCCCCTCGCTGGCCGTCCTCGTCGCCGCCGACGACCCCCTCGACGCCTACCTGCTCTCCCACCCCGAGCTCATCTTCGACGCCCCGGTGGAGGGTTGCGTCCTGGACCCGGAGAACCCCTACGTCCTCGGGCCGCACCTGGCCGCGGCAGCGGCCGAGCTCCCACTCACCCGGGCCGACTCCCGGTGGTTCGGCCCCACGGTCGAGACCCTGGCCGAGCAGCTCGTCGTCGGCGGGCTCCTGCGACGGCGCCCCACGGGGTGGTACTGGTCGCGACCGGACCGGCCCTCCGACCACCTCCGGCTGCGCGACGCCGGTCAGACGGTGCAGATCGTGGATGCCGCCAGCGGGCGGGTGCTCGGCACGGTCGACGAGGCCCGGGCGCTCACCACGGTCCACGAGGGCGCGGTCTACGTGCACCAGGGCCAGCCGCACGTCGTCACCGAGCTGGACCTCGAGGGCGCCGTGGCGCTGGTGGTCGCGGGCGATCCCGGCTGGTCCACCCGGGCCTTCAGCGAGAGCACGTTCGCCATCCGGTCGGTGGAGCAGGAGCAGCTGTGGGGAGCCGCGCACCTGTGCACCGGCCGCGTGGAGGTGACGACCCGCGTGACCGCCTTCCAGCGGGTGCTGCCGGACGGCACCGTCGTGGGCCACCACCCGCTGGAGCTGCCGGAGCGGTCGCTGCTCACCCAGGGCGTGTGGTGGACGCTGCCGTCGGAGGAGCTGGCCCTCGCCGGGATCGCCGAGGACGAGGTCCCCGGGGCGCTGCACGCGGCCGAGCACGCCGCGATCGGCATGCTCCCTCTTATGGCGATGTGCGACCGCTGGGACCTCGGTGGGGTCTCGACGGCGCTGCATCCCGACACCGGCCTGCCGACCGTGATGGTCTACGACGGGCACCCGGGCGGCGCGGGCTTCTCCCGGCGCGCCTTCGGCGTGGCCGCCACCTGGCTGGCCTCCACCCGCGACCTCGTCCAGGCGTGCCAGTGCCGGTCCGGCTGCCCGGCCTGCGTGCAGTCCCCGAAGTGCGGCAGCGGCAACGACCCCCTGTCGAGGACCGGTGCGGTGGCGCTGCTGGACCACCTCCTCAGCGAGCGGCCCGTGGCGGTGCCGACCGCCTGA
- a CDS encoding sodium-translocating pyrophosphatase, translated as MVPVRAAASDLSLTGFDTAVVIVVLAIALVALVFGFMFRKQVLATPTGTDSMRAIGAAVQEGASAYLTRQFRTLGIFAVVAFLLLLVLPADDMFVRIGRSVAFFFGAGFSAAIGWLGMNLATAANMRVAEAARHGDRDQGMRIAFRTGGTVGMATVGLGLLGAALVVLVFQGDAPTVLEGFGFGAALLAMFMRVGGGIFTKAADVGADLVGKIEAGIPEDDPRNAATIADNVGDNVGDCAGMAADLFESYAVTLVAALILGTAALGAEGGLTFPLVIPAIGVLTAIMGVYITKAKAGQNALQAINRSFYISAAVAAVASVVAAFVFLPTDSADLGGGEASGTVTGGMLSLLGDTGDLDFNPALGSAAAVVIGIVLAAFILWLTGYFTGTESKPTNDVARTSLTGPATVILSGIGIGLESAVYTAVTIAGAIFGLFLLANGSMIVALFYVALAGCGLLTTVGVIVAMDTFGPVSDNAQGIAEMSGDVDEAGAQILTELDAVGNTTKAITKGIAITTAVLAATALFGAYWNAITNSLGDVSEEAETDVFQSFLIFDPRALAGVLIGGAVVFLFSGLAINAVTRAAGAIVFEVRRQFRDKPGIMDYSEKPDYARVVDICTKDSLRELATPGLLAVFAPIAVGFGLGVGALAGYLAGAIGTGVLMAVFLANSGGAWDNAKKIVEDGNYGGKGTEAHSATVIGDTVGDPFKDTAGPAINPLIKVMNLVALLIAPAIVGLTYGDGANDLVRWGIALLAVVVIIGAVTVSKRRDIAIGDAPEVEAAGVVSGD; from the coding sequence ATGGTCCCAGTCCGAGCCGCGGCGAGCGATCTGTCGCTCACCGGATTCGATACGGCCGTCGTGATCGTCGTGCTCGCCATCGCCCTGGTCGCACTGGTCTTCGGCTTCATGTTCCGCAAGCAGGTGCTCGCCACCCCGACCGGGACCGACAGCATGCGGGCGATCGGCGCGGCCGTGCAGGAGGGGGCCTCCGCCTACCTGACCCGCCAGTTCCGGACGCTCGGCATCTTCGCCGTGGTCGCCTTCCTGCTGCTGCTGGTCCTGCCCGCCGACGACATGTTCGTGCGCATCGGCCGCTCCGTGGCCTTCTTCTTCGGGGCCGGCTTCTCCGCCGCCATCGGCTGGCTGGGCATGAACCTGGCGACCGCCGCCAACATGCGGGTGGCCGAGGCCGCCCGCCACGGGGACCGGGACCAGGGGATGCGGATCGCCTTCCGCACCGGTGGCACGGTGGGTATGGCGACCGTCGGCCTGGGTCTGCTCGGCGCCGCGCTCGTCGTCCTCGTCTTCCAGGGTGACGCACCGACCGTGCTCGAGGGCTTCGGCTTCGGCGCCGCGCTGCTGGCGATGTTCATGCGGGTCGGCGGCGGCATCTTCACCAAGGCCGCCGACGTCGGCGCCGACCTCGTCGGCAAGATCGAGGCCGGCATCCCCGAGGACGACCCGCGCAACGCCGCCACCATCGCCGACAACGTCGGCGACAACGTCGGCGACTGCGCCGGCATGGCGGCCGACCTCTTCGAGTCCTACGCCGTGACCCTTGTCGCGGCCCTCATCCTCGGCACCGCGGCCCTGGGCGCCGAGGGCGGTCTCACCTTCCCGCTCGTCATCCCCGCCATCGGTGTCCTCACGGCGATCATGGGTGTCTACATCACCAAGGCCAAGGCGGGGCAGAACGCCCTGCAGGCCATTAACCGCAGCTTCTACATCTCGGCGGCCGTCGCGGCGGTCGCCTCCGTCGTCGCCGCCTTCGTCTTCCTGCCGACCGACTCCGCCGACCTCGGCGGAGGCGAGGCCTCCGGCACCGTGACCGGTGGCATGCTCTCGCTGCTGGGCGACACGGGGGACCTCGACTTCAACCCGGCCCTGGGCTCGGCGGCGGCCGTCGTCATCGGCATCGTGCTCGCCGCCTTCATCCTGTGGCTCACCGGCTACTTCACCGGCACCGAGTCCAAGCCGACCAACGACGTCGCCCGCACCTCCCTCACCGGCCCGGCCACCGTGATCCTCTCCGGCATCGGCATCGGCCTGGAGTCCGCGGTCTACACCGCCGTCACCATCGCCGGCGCCATCTTCGGCCTCTTCCTGCTCGCCAACGGCTCGATGATCGTCGCGCTCTTCTACGTCGCCCTGGCCGGCTGCGGCCTGCTGACGACCGTGGGTGTCATCGTCGCGATGGACACCTTCGGCCCGGTCTCCGACAACGCCCAGGGCATCGCCGAGATGTCCGGCGACGTCGACGAGGCCGGCGCCCAGATCCTCACCGAGCTGGACGCCGTCGGCAACACCACCAAGGCCATCACCAAGGGCATCGCGATCACCACGGCCGTCCTGGCCGCCACCGCGTTGTTCGGGGCCTACTGGAACGCCATCACCAACTCCCTGGGCGACGTGAGCGAGGAGGCCGAGACCGACGTCTTCCAGTCCTTCCTCATCTTCGACCCGCGCGCGCTGGCCGGGGTGCTCATCGGCGGGGCCGTGGTCTTCCTCTTCTCCGGCCTGGCGATCAACGCGGTGACCCGCGCCGCCGGGGCGATCGTCTTCGAGGTGCGCCGCCAGTTCCGGGACAAGCCCGGGATCATGGACTACTCCGAGAAGCCCGACTACGCCCGCGTCGTCGACATCTGCACCAAGGACTCGCTGCGCGAGCTGGCCACCCCCGGCCTGCTGGCCGTCTTCGCCCCGATCGCGGTCGGCTTCGGCCTGGGCGTCGGCGCGCTCGCGGGTTACCTGGCCGGCGCGATCGGGACCGGCGTGCTCATGGCGGTCTTCCTGGCCAACTCCGGTGGTGCCTGGGACAACGCCAAGAAGATCGTCGAGGACGGCAACTACGGCGGCAAGGGCACCGAGGCGCACTCGGCCACGGTCATCGGCGACACCGTCGGCGACCCCTTCAAGGACACCGCCGGCCCGGCCATCAACCCGCTCATCAAGGTGATGAACCTCGTCGCCCTGCTCATCGCGCCGGCCATCGTCGGCCTCACCTACGGCGACGGGGCCAACGACCTCGTCCGCTGGGGGATCGCCCTGCTGGCGGTCGTCGTCATCATCGGCGCGGTGACGGTCTCCAAGCGCCGCGACATCGCCATCGGGGACGCCCCCGAGGTCGAGGCGGCCGGGGTCGTCTCCGGGGACTGA